The region CCTCAGTTCAGGGACCTTCACCCCCAGCCTGGGCATTTCGTCTGGAATGAGACTTGTGGGGTTGCTTGGCGCTTGAGGCCAGGATGTACTCTGAGCTGCCGATGGCCATCTCCTCTCCTGGGGCCTCGTTTCCCTCTGACCTCCTGCCCTCATCACCTGGTGATCTGGACCCAGGGCCATATCCCTTCTCTGCCCAGTTCTTGGGGCAATGATGGTGTCAGGCTGTGTGTGGGTCCCCCTGGTGCCCTGTCTGCCCCTCCACAAGACCTGGGAACTGCGGGAGGACATGGGGACAGCCCAGGGGCAGGCTGGGGTTCCTGTGTGCTCGGGAATGCCCCTCAGTTCCGCATGGCCTTGTCTGTACATGGTGTGTGTGACCTTGTGCCCGACGGTCTGGAGGGAGCATTGACTGGGCCATTGCCTGTCCAGGCCTCTCCTGTGCTCCAGAATGTTACGAGGGACACCTCTCCAAAGGGGTGGGTGGGGGCGCCGCGTTCACAGTCAGCACCCTGGACAGCCCATCCCCCAGCTGCTGGTGCATCCCATAGCAGGGCCAGGACCCCCGGGAAGTGGGGGCATCTCTGTAGAGCTGGCAGACCCCTGCCCACCCTGGGGCTGTGCCCCAAGCCCAGTGCTCCCAGTGAGGACAGATTCTCTTAATTAGGGATGTCCCCTGGCACTTGTGCCACGGAGCTGGCCTCTGGTCCTGCACACTCCAGACACATCCACCCTGGCTCACACACACCCTGGCTCACATGCACCCCGGATCCCACCCCCGCTGACACTCACCCTGGTTCCCATGCACCCCAGGCTCACACACACTCCCGGCTCACACGCATCCCTGCTCACACGCACTTCGGCTCACACGTACCCCTGCTCACATGCACCCCGCTCACACACCCTGCTCATATGCACCCTAGTTCCCACACACCCCAGGCTCCCACAGACCCCCGCTCACTTGCACCCCGGTTCCCACGCACCCCAGGCTCCCACGCACCCGGCTCACATTCACGCCCGCTCACACGCACCCCGGCTCACATGCACCCTGGCTCCCATGCACCCGCGCTTGCGTGCACCTCGCCTCCCACCCCCGCTCACACGCACCCCCGGCTCGCATCCTGGGCTCCCATGCACCCCTGGGTCACACACATCCCCGCTCACACGCACCCCAGCTCTCACGCACCCCCGGGCTCACACACCCCCAGCTTGCACCCCTGGCACACATGCACCCCAGCTCACATGCACCCTGGGCTCACATGCACCCTGGGCTCACATGCACCCTGGCTCACACGCACCCTGGCTCACACGCACCCCTGGGCTCACATGCACCCTGGCTCACATGCACCCCAGGTCACACGCATCCCCTCTCCCAGGCACCCCGGCTCACACGCACCCCCACTCGCACCCCCGCTCACACGCACCCCCGCTCACACGCACCCCAGGCCCACATGCACTCTGGCTCACACGCACCCTCGCTCATGCACCCTGGGCCCACATGCACCCCAGCTCCCATGTACCCCTGCTCACATGCACCCCAGCTCCCGTGCATCCCGGGCTCACACGCACCTTGACTCACACGTCTCAGGCTCATGCATCTGTCCCCTGGTGCATCTCAGGGCCGCCCTCCACCGGGCTGTGCTGGCTGCCACCCTCAAGCCTCTTCCTGGTCTCCTGGGAAGCCTCCCCTATCACCCTAAGCTGCTTCTGGGGCTGGGTTTGCTCAGAAGCCACACCCAGGTTGGGCGCTGTGCCCAGGTCTCCTATTGGCTCCTTAGCAGCACCCCTGCAGCCACGAGGGGCTGTGTGGTCAGAGCTAGCAAGTCAGCCCCTGCGTCGGTACTCCCAATCCTGGGGCCCAGAGCACAGGGGTGACCCCTCTTCCTGCACCCAGTCTGTCCAGCTCCCCTGCGCCCCTGTgcgctgtgcctggcctgctgggGAGGGGCTCTGGGTGTGGGCGTCAGAGCTCAGCAGGCACCAGGAGCCAATGGCTCAGCAGAGCTTCCCAGGACAGGTCCTGCGCTGGCAGCCTCCGGACAGCATTCTGTTTTGAACTTTAAGCAGAGATGGAAGGCCGGGAAAGGACAGAGCCTGCCTTCTGCCCAGGATGGCCTGAGCATGTGTGGGACTTGTGGGGCCCCAGCAGTGGGGGGAATCTGCTCTGAGGGGATTTCACCCTGTGGAGCCCAGAGGGACCGAAGACACCAGTGACAGGCCTGGCCTGAATGTTGGGGCACCAGCAGCCATGCTGGCCCTTGGGCAGGGAGCTGTGTCCCATCTCCCCAGCACAGCCTCCTGCCTGCCAGCCAGCCAGTAAAAGGGTGGCGGCCTCCAACCTCCAGCCTGGCGCTGGCTGATGCACTGCTCAGGGAGGGGCAGGTGAGCGTGCACACGAGGAGGGGGCGTCTCCCACCCCCAGGCCCCCTGAGGCAAGAGTGTTGGGGCTCATGGGCCGTCCGTGGGCCCTGCCAGGGTGGAGGCCCCAGGCCTGCCTTGAGCTGGGCTGGTGTGGCAGGTGCGGGTGGGGCGGCTGCTGGTGGCCAGCAGCTATTCCAGCCTTGGTTTCTGTCTGGAAAGTGGGGTGTGAGTCTGGCCACTGGGGCTTGGGAGGCTTTTATGGGGTGACTTGGGGCTTCTGGTAGTCCCCCGGGAACCCCCAGAGCCTGGGGTCTGAGCCTGTCCTCAGGCATGTGGTCTGGGTGCTCCGAGGGGTTTCATCAGGTTGAGGGGTGGCTTTGCCAGCCCATTCCCAAGTCCTGTCCAGTCCAGGGTGGGGCAGGGATCCCCCAGGGCTGCGCGGCCCTTCCCCAGAACCAGTCAACCGTCGGCACCCCAGGATGTCTACCCACCACCCACCTGGGCGCCCACGCTGCAGACTGGGAGCTGTTCAGCATTTTCGGGGGACTGCTTGTCCCGTGCCCAGGCCTGGAATGTTCCCGTCTCATCCTGAAACGGCCCAAGCCCGAGGCCTCTGTCTGAAGGTGGGGTCCTGGCGGACCCCTGCTTCCCTTGAGGCCTTGCTGGGCCAGCAGCCTAGCACTCTCTCTCTGGGCGCAGCACCCCCTCGTCTCCCCCTGCCTCTTCctgttttaattgatttttataagAACAAGCACTTAGGAAACACAGTAAGAGCTCCGGCGGTTACAGACACTGCGGGAGGTGGCCCTCCGGGTGGCAGATGCTCCTGTGGGACCCGCCTGCTTTGTTCCCACCAGTGCCCATGTGGCCGTAAGAAATCataacttggccgggcgcggtggctcatgcctgtaatctcagcactttgggaggccgagacgggctgatcatgaggtcaggagattgagatcaagaccatcctggcggctgggcgcggtggatcacgcctgtaatcccagcactttgggaggttgaggtgggcggatcacaaggtcaggagatcgagaccatcctggttaacacggtgaaaccctgtctctactaaaagtacaaaaaattagccgggcgtggtggcgggcacctgtagtcccagctactcgggaggctgaggcaggagaatggcgtgaacccaggaggcggaggttgcagtgagctgagatcgcgccactgcactccagcctgggcaacagtgcgagactcggtatcaaaaaaaaaacaaacaaaaaagactattGTGGCTAaaccatatctactaaaaatacaaaaaattagccaggtgtggtggcgggtgtctgtagtcccagctactcgggaggctgaggcaggagaatggcatgaacctgggaggcggagcttgcagtgagccgagactgcaccactgcactccagcctgaacaacagggtgagactccatctccaaaaaaaaaagaaatcataaccaGGAGCAGAGCGTGAGGGAATCAGCGTTTCTCCTGCCACGAGTGACGGGACAGCCGGGGACATCACAGAGACCTTGTCGGGAGCTGGGAATCGGAATCCTGGGACCACCTGCCAGGAAGCCCCATCCCGGAgtgagggcagggctgggtcTCCCTGACAGCACAGTCTGGAAAGGCTGGAGTGGCCTGTCAGGTGGGGAGTGGGCCTTCTGCACTGCGCAGACCAGACGGCGAAGTGGGGTTAGGGGTGTGCAGACTGCGTCCTGGGGCCTAAGATCCCGTCCCTTTGGCTCCAGGCCAGGGGTTGGGCGGGTCCCTCCTAGAGGGAGTGGTTCAGAGGCACAAGGGAGCCTCCCCCACTGTGGCCATGGAGTGTGGGTTTGGGGATGGGGTGCCAGCCCAGGGTGTCGGGAAAGACTGGCCTGCCGTGGACACCCCCCCGGGCTGCCGTGGGATTTAGCAGGActctgggtggttctggctcaggctGGCAGGCGGCATGGCTTTGGGCCTGTGGGCTGGGCTCTGCCCTGGGGTCCAGAGCTTGCATTGGGGCCTCACCCTGTCTGTGTCTCTCATGTTGCTGTGCCCCAGCTGGGAGGCTGTGGCGTGCTGGGTGTCGGCATCTGGCTGGCCGCCACACAGGGGAGCTTCGCCACGCTGTCCTCCTCCTTCCCGTCCCTGTCGGCTGCCAACCTGCTCATCATCACCGGCGCCTTTGTCATGGCCATCGGCTTCGTGGGCTGCCTGGGTGCCATCAAGGAGAACAAGTGCCTCCTGCTCACTGTGAGTGCCGGGGCCCAAGCGATGCTCCGGGTGGGACCACGCAGGGTGGGGCTCCGGTGGTCCCCAGGCCTTGGCTACTGCAGTGACCCCCCCAGACGTGGGCACCACCTCTGGGGCCTGACCTCCAAGCTGGGAGTGTGGCCCGGGGCCCTGGCCACTGTTGGGTCTTCCAGGCTACACTGGGGCTGGGGGGTGATTTGCAGAGCGGTGTGGGGGTCACTCAAGAGAACGTGCTGTACCTTGTCAGGGGCCTCCTCTGATGGGACACTGGCCCTGGTGAGTGCAGGCACAGCTCCGCACACGCATACACACGCACGCGCAGCCTTTCACGGGCTTGCGGTCTCCATGACTCATTCctgaccaccccacccccactgtgGCCCCTTCCCCAGCTTCTTGTTGGGGGCCTGATCTCTCAGCTCCCTGGGACCGTCTGCTGGGaccctcccagcccccacctcGCCTCGGGGATGGACTTACAGGCAGGGATATGTTTATCCTCCTTAGAAATGTTAATCACAGATAATTAAAAAGGATAAGGGCTCCTAGATGGAAACACAGGCTTGCTACCGATTAACAAACATGCCTGGCGGAGGCCGTGGGCCCTGCCGGGGGTGTGCAGGCTGCTGAGGTCCTAAATCACGAGGCTTCCGATCACTTCTTTGTCTGGGAAGCCCTGGATGGGGTGGGGCCTCCCTTAGGTCGCCTCAGccagtccactcccctccatACCCCTTCCTGGGGGCAAGCCCCACGTCTATCAGCTTCCCTGGCATCAGGTTGGGGCCCAGAGACCCCTGGAGGCAGTCGTGGGGGTCTGTGGCAGCCCTGCTGGGGCTTGGAGCTCCTCAAACAGTTGAGGAAGCTGCTGTGTGTGGGCCCCACCAGGCCTGCAGGGACCGAAGCCCAACCCCCTTTCCCATGGGTGACTTGGGACCAGAACCCTGGGTACCTCCTGGGGGTGAAGGACTCCTGTGTCCTTAGCCCAGCACCCTGTCTGCCCCACTCACGCCCACTCTGCCTGGGCCCCCCAGCTCCTGGACACACACTGTCCATGCCTGCCCTCCTCTTTTGTGGGTGTCACTGACCCCCGCATGGAGGAGCAGCAGGGCTGGGGTCAGGCGGGGGAAGCTTGCATGGTCAGAGGTGGGGCTTGCAGCCTGTGGTCTTGCTGGAGGGGGCATCAGCCACGCTGGCTGCCCTGAGGACTGTGACGTGTGGGCGGAGGGGGCCTCTGCAGCCCAGCTGTGGCCCCTGCTGGGGCATCTTCCCACCATGAAGACACAGGCACCCAGCGAGGCACCTGCCAGACACTCAGAGGCCCCTGGATGGAGGTGTCCTGAAGGCAGCTGACAGGGGCTGGGGCCTCAGGAACAGGGACTTGTGCCCAGTTGGGGGTGTCTGGGTTGCCCcagggatgggggcaggggaggggagcccAGGCCAGCCCAGGGCCCCACACTCAGGGGCTGAGCAGGACACAACAGCCACAGTCCCTAGACCTGGGGCCAAGGGTTCTGAGGTGGGGGCGGCGTTCTGGGGTCTCTGGGAGTGGGGgcctggcaggggctggggctgaggcttCTGAGGTGGGGGTGGCGTTCTGGGCTCTCTGGGAGTGGGGGGCCTGGCAGAGGTTTCCTGGCAGCACCAGGTATCCATGAGGTGCGTGGCCCTGGCCCCTGGCATGCTATAGGGCGGAGGCCGTGGGGCCTTTCGGGTCCCCGTCTGAGCCTGCCCCCTCCACAGttcttcctgctgctgctgctggtgttcCTGCTGGAGGCCACCATCGCCATCCTCTTCTTCGCCTACACGGACAAGGTAGGGCCGCCTTGGCCGCAGGCCCAACTGCAGGGCTGGGGGCTCCATCCTCACTCCCAGGGAGCACTGTGGGCCCGGTGTGGACAGAGTGGCCCTGCATGTGCCCTCACGGGCGGCCAGGACAGCGGGTGTGGATTTACCAGGCCTGGAGGGGCAGTGCCGGCGACCCTGGGAGGCTGTGCTGTGGCTCTGCAGCGACTGGGGCACAAGGGCACTGCTACCCCACCCGGAGGGTGCGCCCCAGGTTGTCCCCCACCCTCTGACGCAGCGTCCTGAGCCGTCTGCTCCCAGCGCCCCATCCGGGCTGCGCACCGTGGGGTTCTGCTCTGTAGAGCGGCCTCTTCTTGGTCACTCACTTATATATTCAGCCATTTGTTTATATTGGGATGAAGTCCTGGCTATTGACGCTGCGCTCCAAGCTAGAACACAACACTACTTTGTTTTGTGAATCACACTGTCCGTCCTTGGTCCTGGGGAGCTTCTGCCATCAGCTGCTGGGTCCCCTGACACACCCCCATCAACAGACTTTTCATTTTGGGGCATGTCCTGACTTCCTGGCACTGCAGGGTGCTCCAGGCTCCTCCTGCATTCCCTGCCCCAGCCCGGGAATCAGCCCCTTCTCCAGGGTGCCCTGGGTCCTCACTGAATATTGGGGACCGAGCCCAGGGTGCTGGGTGGGCTCAGCGCTCATAGCCCCTGGCTTTCAGCTCACAGAGCATGGCTACACGTGTCCTGATGCGTGGAGGCACCTGTGTCCCTGTCCTCTGTCCCCCCAGGACCCATGGTCCTCccccagcctggggaggaagcCCAGAGGTGGGGGCCCTGGGCCTCAGGGCTGCTGGGAGGACATGGGGCCGGTGTATCTGCAGCTTGGTGGGCTAGGAGGCGTGGGGGACACTTCAAGACCAGGCGCAGGAGGGCCCAGCTTAGGGGCCGGCGAGGGGGGTCTGGATGAGGGAGGCGGGGTACAGTGGGAGGGGCCCTGCTGACCCCCGCCCCACACCCCCAGATTGACAGGTATGCCCAGCGAGACCTGAAGAAAGGCTTGCACCTGTACGGCACGCAGGGCAACGTGGGCCTCACCAACGCCTGGAGCATCATCCAGACCGACGTGAGGCGTGGGCAGGTGGGCGGGGTCGGCGGgtgccccctcccctcccgcctcagcccgaCCTGAGCTTGCCCCCCAGTTCCGCTGCTGTGGCGTCTCCAACTACACTGACTGGTTCGAGGTGTACAACGCCACGCGGGTACCTGACTCCTGCTGCCTGGAGTTCAGTGAGAGCTGTGGGCTGCACGCCCCCGGCACCTGGTGGAAGGCGGTGAGTGAGACCCCCACCCTGGGGGCTGGTAGGGGCCTAGAGGGTGGGACCAGCAGGCCCTGCCGTGACACGCAAGACATCCCTCCCTGCAGCCGTGCTACGAGACGGTGAAGGTGTGGCTTCAGGAGAACCTGCTGGCTGTGGGCATCTTTGGGCTGTGCACGGCGCTGGTGCAGGTATGGCCTGGGGGCCTGCGGGCTCCCTGCCCCCACTTTGTTGGGACCTTCTGAGCCCAGGGAACAAAGTAGCAAAGACCTTGCCCCCAGGAACCCACGATCGGGGGAGGCCGGGGCAAAAGCAGGAGGGCGAGTTCAGGGGGATGGGCAGGGACGGCCTGTGGGGACAGTGGGCTCCCTCCTAGTgaacagaggcagaggctggtgtGGGGTGGAGGCCGGTGGTTGTCCATGTTGGTCGGTGGCCCAGGACTGGCCAGTGCACAGAGGGTGGCAGCCGGGGCCCTGGTGCCAGTGGCCCCTGCTCTTCAAACTCCACAGCCCTCAGGAAGTTCTGGGTGTCCTCATGCCTGCAAGGCTCAGGGGAGGGTGCTGTGGCTCGAGCCACAGGGGTTGGGTGGGGTGTGCAAGCCACCAGGAAACTGAAGGGCTCTGCCACTGTGTCGCCCACcctggggtcagggccagggcacctGCTGAGGACAGGGACCGCTCTGGGCTTGGGGCCTGAGCCTGTGGAGCTGCCATGCCCAGTCCTCCTCCCCTACCCACAGATCCTGGGCCTGACCTTCGCCATGACCATGTACTGCCAAGTGGTCAAGGCAGACACCTACTGCGCGTAGGCCGCCCACCGCCCACTTCTCTGCCAAAAGGACGCCCACGGGGAGATGGCCGCACCCACAGCTGCCTTTCCCACCACCAGCCTCGGTGCTCTGCCCCatgctgggaggagggagggagggacaggtgCCCGGAGCCCCCGGAACCCTGTTTCTGGAAGGCCCTGGCTCAGGTGGCTTCAGGGCCTCCGGACCCCCGCCCTGGGAGGGGCGGCCACGTGCTGGCTGCAGAAcccagggcaggggtgggaggggccTCCAGCACTTTTTATATTTACGTATTCTCCAAAGCAGTGTTCACACGGGAGCCAGCCTGTGGCGCCCAGCCTCCTGGGAAACGGGTTGGCGCTGGAGGAGCCGGGTCTTGGCATCCTGGAGGTGGCCCCACTGGTCCTGGTGCTCCAGGCGGGGCCGTGGACCCCTCACCTACATTCCATAGTGGGCCCGTGGGGCTCCTGGTGCATCTTAATAAAGTGTGAGCAGCAACCTTGCGTCTACTGCTCGTCTGCCTTCCCTACCCCATCTTCCCTTCTGGCAcccaggcctggggcagggcagCCTCTGGCATGAACGGTGCTTAGGCAGAGCCCTGTGGCTGTGGGGTCACCTGGTGCACAGGCTTGGGGGAGCTGCCTGCAGAGCAGTCTCCAGACCTCCGGTTTTAAGGAAATCATGACATTAGCTCTAAGAAGTGGtgacaaggccgggtgcagtgactcacacctgtaatccctttggctttgggaggccaaagtgggtggataacctgaggtcaggagtttgagaccagcctggccaacatggtgaaaccctgtctctactaaaaatacaaaaattagccgggcgtggtggcgggcgcctgtaattccagctacgtgggaggctgaggcaggagaatcgcttgattccaggagacggaggttgcaatgagctgagatcgcaccactgcactctagcctggatgacacaggaaGACTCcatcatcatctcaaaaaaaaaaaaaaaagtaataaataaaaaataaagtgccaAGGCCCCTGGGGGGCCGTCCCTGAACTGCCAGCCTTTGCTAGGGGTGGCCTCCCTCTGCTtcacccccccaccccagggGCTTCCTCCGGAGGTGGGGCTCCTCTGCCCAAAAACCCTCACCCCGGGGGCTCCTCCTGAGGCGGGCCTCCCTCCACCTCACCCCCTACCCTGGGGCCTGCTGTCGAGGCGGGGCTCTGCTTTTCCCCTATTTTGTTCCTAGAACTCTGCCCCTTTAAGTGAGCTGGCAGCACAAAGCACCTGTCACAGGACACGAAAAAAAATGCATCAAGGATTCTCACAGCCAGGGGTGAGGGTTGTGTGGGGACCCTGGCCACAGGGATGACGGTCAGTTCAGGTTGGGGCATCTGATCCCCAAACTGCACCCCACAATCTCATTTCCAGCTAATTCCTGCCCTACCCTCTGCCCATCCCCCTGGGAGACACAGCCCGCTCTAGACATCCCATCCTGTGTGGcatccccacccctgcctgcACCCAACGCTGATCTGGCAATGCCTAGCTCCAGGCCCACACCACCCTCCCAGACCTGCGTGTCCCCCACCCTCACTCCGACGGAAGCCACAGGACCCCTGAGAACAACTTGAATGTTAGCGTCAGCACCTCTGGGGACACAAGGTCAGTGCCCCAAAGCCAGTGGCAGCTTGTGTTTTTTTAGGCAAGGTTTTTGGAGTGCAGtcggtcacagctcactgcagcctcaacctcatcaagcgatcc is a window of Gorilla gorilla gorilla isolate KB3781 chromosome 9, NHGRI_mGorGor1-v2.1_pri, whole genome shotgun sequence DNA encoding:
- the TSPAN4 gene encoding tetraspanin-4 — translated: MARACLQTVKYLMFAFNLLFWLGGCGVLGVGIWLAATQGSFATLSSSFPSLSAANLLIITGAFVMAIGFVGCLGAIKENKCLLLTFFLLLLLVFLLEATIAILFFAYTDKIDRYAQRDLKKGLHLYGTQGNVGLTNAWSIIQTDFRCCGVSNYTDWFEVYNATRVPDSCCLEFSESCGLHAPGTWWKAPCYETVKVWLQENLLAVGIFGLCTALVQILGLTFAMTMYCQVVKADTYCA